A DNA window from Hemitrygon akajei chromosome 26, sHemAka1.3, whole genome shotgun sequence contains the following coding sequences:
- the LOC140716738 gene encoding synaptogenesis protein syg-2-like — translation MDFSKAIDKVLHDRLLWDVGSHGIQEELANWTHNHTIDCDESQHLNVYRFSFNVKNHRSVPESPPEILITHEKLIVEKPSTLYCHAWGFYPQKISIQWLHIHNAQASESDVKITTRLSPFRNFDGTFNATSQMNFTPTLQDHKTIRTCQVLHTTSKEWIIKNITLNVKYGPQPVIYYRNSILDHFEPLLENIIYIEPQSYLELRCTTDSNPASNVIWMKSGGHTERIQLANGVGNSVLLNKKTDDSYNGMYICSADNEVGSKELPLAIHVIAAWKSYFTHRFVTVPIFVMTVVLLLLWTNKDRCFLCNRRNTKQLKNQHQWIKDNTYEDVGNQEDKIMTSEF, via the exons atggacttcagtaaggccattGATAAGGTTCTACATGACAGACTGCTCTGGGATGTTGGATCCCATGGAATCCAGGAAGAGCTGGCTAATTGGACACACAATCACACTATTGATTGTGATG AATCCCAGCATCTGAATGTTTATCGGTTTTCATTTAATGTAAAGAATCACAGATCAG TTCCAGAATCTCCACCAGAAATTTTAATTACTCATGAAAAATTAATAGTGGAGAAGCCATCCACTTTGTACTGCCACGCTTGGGGATTTTATCCTCAGAAAATCTCAATACAATGGCTGCATATTCACAATGCTCAGGCTTCGGAATCAGATGTTAAAATTACAACAAGACTCTCCCCCTTCAGGAACTTCGATGGTACATTTAATGCCACCAGTCAAATGAATTTTACTCCCACCTTGCAAGACCACAAGACAATCCGTACTTGTCAAGTTCTTCATACAACAAGCAAAGAATGGATCATAAAAAATATAACACTTAATGTCAAAT ATGGTCCACAACCAGTCATATATTACAGAAATTCTATTTTGGATCACTTCGAGCCACTGCTCGAGAACATCATCTACATTGAACCCCAATCATATCTTGAACTAAGATGTACCACGGACAGTAATCCAGCATCCAATGTCATCTGGATGAAATCAGGAGGGCATACTGAAAGGATACAATTAGCCAATGGAGTAGGCAATTCAGTTTTACTAAACAAGAAAACTGATGATTCCTACAATGGAATGTACATTTGCAGCGCCGACAATGAAGTTGGTTCAAAAGAACTTCCTCTGGCAATACATGTGATAGCTGCATGGAAAA GTTATTTCACTCACCGATTTGTAACAGTTCCAATCTTTGTGATGACTGTCGTTTTGTTACTGCTCTGGACAAATAAAG ATCGATGCTTCTTGTGCAATAGGAG GAATACAAAACAACTCAAGAACCAACATCAATGGATTAAAGATAACACCTATGAAGATGTTGGTAATCAAGAGGACAAAATAATGACCTCTGAATTCTGA